From the genome of Solanum dulcamara chromosome 12, daSolDulc1.2, whole genome shotgun sequence:
CGATATGAAATTATTCATTCGGGCACGTGGATTGGcaaccattgaaggagcatacttggatagcttagtaaatttgagggcatagtcctgcatccccatattgccttgtcgaagatttatgaactccaacactttagcctctcttaactcaagaaggaaaaagtgatcaaggaaagcaagtttgaaagcttcccattcgacaggaccttcatccaccctctccgaCTTTCATTGAGTGTGCCATAGTTaagcaacacctttgagttggtaagccaccaactccactttttcttccaaagtcaccttccataatactcactatcttgtagacctcatcaatgaactcttgaggatcctcatcgaCCTTTGAGCTATGAAATTCCAGAGGATTCATTCTTGAAAAGTCCCTAGCTCTTGAGGATAGAGTAGGAATATTAGGAGGATCCACAACAATTTTGTTGGTCACCACTTctgctagcatagtgatagcggtTTAGAACTACGCATTAGTCACTGGGtccggtagaggaccattgtcttgaggagccagGGGAGCTCGGGCATCATCAACATTCTCTTCctttggaaatggtggtcttcttggagccatctttctgaaaattgcaaagaaagacCGTTAGGGAAAATAAGTCTTAaaataaactctatagcacgacatggatcacgaaagaaagtgagaattcctaaatgccttatagcctcctactcaaaagtatggcgcgcttcacactcatgaataagactctacttgatgcggcatattggacaccctaggacacttgaaaaaccttgtgctatgataccaaatttatcatgatccgacctagggcctagtcgtaataaggcgatcgaaaccccatagggctccaactaagcctcttgtacatatcataagcatacataagctAAAAATATAAAAGCTGAAAcgtcataagagagtctaaaccatgaatagaaatatgaaaatattttatgacaTCATAGACTCAACgtatatccaactagatgcctctaaacatgagtatggacGGGGGTTAAGAGATTTTCATAGGTCatcctcaatatacaacataagcaaaagtcttttgaaaaaaattagtaaCCAACTGATCACTAGTCCCCTATCAATGAGGACTCCCACAACACCACCGGATAGaggatgcctactagttacgtggacgataaggatcttcaacatgaacccctacattatgagacaatgtaggcaaaaagtatacattagtacgtcggaatgtactaagtatgagggcgtgacatgcaacataaatcatgaaatgcaaaagtcaagtaaaacacatgataagatcgaatacgtaaagtcatgagaaaattatattgaccaaaacatttaaaaacataagttcaagtcataacatacttaagaaatcatacatatgtgggataggaaccataaccgacaataagactatgcgagctataacatgcaATTGAGATGGATatcacaaaactcataaaatattatactttaatttgatagaaaaccttgagaaatttattgggcttcatggatgaaaggatccatgaatcaatactcataTACCTTGAATGAGAACAATAataaatttggaagaacttgagaattttgatggagaaattgagtgaatttgtttgaagtcttcaatggaaacccttgagagcctttttgtagaaagaaaaatatttgatagatgtaTTGTtgaagaataaatagaattagaggtttaagttaatttataaaattgaattaggtcttaaaaatggtctcggtagatttttaggacccttAAAAATACTAAATTTCAGCCAGAAAaccttcccaggtccgcgacgcggtccTATCAAGGACCACTCGACCGATAAACTGTCCCAAAGTCTGCGACGCGGTCCTGTCGTGGACAACACTGTTTTGTGGATTCTtcgaaaatctttcttccattctacgagtcctaaaaatataccgagaccattttcccacaggttttgaccccctgatcgatattccaaactgaGATTTTCCAATATAATTAAGGATAATTCGTTACATGAGctgcctatttccaaggcatttttaaggtatatatatatatatatatatatatatatatatatatatatatatatatatatatattattttattaaatgataatggatgttcatataagactaaTGGtagagtcatgaaaatatcaaaaggagcgtttgtagtgatgaaagcataaaaacttgctgcaaatctatatgtgcttaaaggtaaAACACAccagaaggagaagcatcaactgATTCAACACGTTCATTTGAAGAATGAACGATaatgtggcatcgtaaacttggccatatgtcagAATGAGGTTTGACGATTCTTGCTGAGAAAAAACTTCTTCCAAGGCTCAAAAAAGTTTCACTATCCTTTTGTGAGCACTGTGTTACTAGTAAGCAACATaaactgaagtttagcagttcctctgttAAAGGCAAAGAAATATTAGATATGGTCCACTCTATTGTCTGGCAAGCACTGGTGGAATTtctaggaggagcaaaatatttcgtgtcatttatcgataattactccaggagaagttgggtgtatccaatcaaaagaaaggcagATATTTTTCCAGTTTCCAAAGATTTCAAAGCACGGGTAGaacttaaatttgagaaaaagatcaagtgtttgagggtaaataatggaggagaatacactagTAATAAATTTGGTAACTTCTGTAAATAAGAAGATATTAAAAGGCAGTTCACGATGGCATATACTCCATAATAAaatagagtagcagagcggatgaacaaaACCTTGTTGGaatggacaagagctatgttgaaAACTGCAGGATTGGAAAAACCATGCTAGgaagaagcagtcaaaaccacCTGATATGTGATCAATcagtcaccatcaaccgcaattgatctgaaaatgcCAATAGAGATGTGGACAgaaaaaccagctgattattctcgcttacatatattcggaagtcctattgatgttatgtacaacacccaagaaaaattgaagttgtaTCCAAAAtctagggaatgcattttcttagggtatgctgatggagtcaaggggtatcgcttgtgggatcccacttCCCTCAAGGTGGTAATCAACAGGGATGTTGTGTTTGTTGAAAACCAGATACAagaaaaagaaggtagcacttcgaaagaaaaatcaaagactactataattaaatttgaagaaatagaagaagctcCAGTTTCTTCCGaggcagcaccagagcacgaagaacaagagcaagctaagatcaaaactccacaagttcgacggtcaactagggagaaaAGAGAACCGGCTTGACAGTCAGATTATTCTTATTCTATGGAGGACAACGTTGCATATTGTCTATTAACAGAGGATTGAGAgtcttcaacttttcacgaggctattaaaaggccaagaatcatctctgtggatgACAACAATGGTATCTTGTTCAATTTCCACAAGGAAGAAAGGCCATtagaaacaaatgggtctacaagatcaaatgcaatggtaatgatcaagtggagaagtatcgtgcaagattggtagTGAACGAATTctctcagaaagaaggtatagacttcaatgagatattttctccaatGGTTCGACTCACTACAATTTGAGTGGTCCTAGCGATGTCTGCTACATTTGACTtatacttggagcagttagatgccAAAACTatatttcttcatggagagcttgaagaagaaatttacatgctccaaccagaaggttttgcagaacagggaaaagagaacttagttggcaggttgaacaaatctctatacgatCTCAAATAGGCGCTGAGGTGTTGGTATAAGaaatttgattccttcattataagtcttggatacaacagacatagtttagatccttgtgtttattacaagagatttggtgatgacgatttttttattttgctattgtatgttgatgatatgttggtagcaggccccaacaaagatcgtctcacaaatttaaaggcatagTTGGCTAGGGAATTTGAAataaaggacttgggaccagcaaacaagattctagggatgcaaattcaccgagacagaaataataggaatatttggctttctcaaaagaactacttgaagaaaattttacgacgcttcaagatgcaagactgtaagtcaatttctaccccacttcctattaatttcaagttatcatcaagaatgagtcctagcaatgaagcagagagaatagagatgtctcgagtaccatatgcatcagcagtatgaagtttaatgttctccatggtatgtacaagacctgacattgtaCAAGTAGTGGgggtggttagtcgatacatgggtAATCTTGGTAGAGAGTATTGGAATGTTGTCAAGAGGATCTTGAGATAtgtcaagggtacctcagatgttgcaatgtgttatggaggatcagactttactattaaaggttatgttgattcagattatgcaggtgatcatGATAAAAGCAAgcccaccacaggttatgtgtttactcttgctggaggagctgtaagctgggtttcaaaactgcaatctatcgtggctacatctacgatggAAGTAGAATATGTAACAGCTACACAaactagcaaagaggcaatatggctGTAGATGTTACTGCAGGAGCTCgagcacaaacaagagaaggttgttATGTTTTGTGATAGTCAGAGTGCTTTGGATCTTGCAAATAATCCgtcatttcattcaaggacaaagcacatacaagttcagtatcactttgttcgtgagaggGTGGAAGAatgcagtgtggatattcagaaaattcacactaatgacaacgtagcagatatgtttacgaagcctaTCAACAGTAACAAATTTATATGGTATCGACCTTCTATTGACCTAGTAGAAGCGTAATATTACAGTATTtaggtagaaaggatggtgtgaaaacttaattgattctaaattaaatcttcaagtgggagaatgcaagatagtcaaatactacaaaatgcattttgaacgcgtagtcaaaaaggaaacaaaacgcgtagtcaaaaagggagatGTAATACACGGATTTTAtgcgtttctagtttcctataaatagatggcctcttgccctcatttagatcatcccacaaaaaaatacaatccaaaagagtaagaatataaagagagttatacaccaagataaatattgtagtattGAGTGTCTTCTTTAgtgagttattttttttataagagagaagtgttaattgttgttttctctttgtatttgagagcagtgtactctcatatatgagagcagtgtactcttatattatcatagtaagatccttctacctcgtggtttttctcctctatctgtttgagggatttctacgtaaaattctcgtgttcaatttatttttattatttattattatatcaaactttaattgtAATGCTTCTTCCCCCAACATTGTTGAAGTCTATGTCAGCTAGAGTTAGTTGGTGTAGTGTGCAATAGAGTTATTGCTTTGAGTGTTATAATAGAGGTGTTACCATGGGGAAAGGATTAGGAGTTCAATTCCTAAATTGCAAGAGTTTGTAATCTGAAACTTTGTCTCGTTGATGATAATGAGTTGGATTGAAATCCTGTGAGACGGGTCGTGGTTTTTCTCCGTTGAGTAAGATGATTTTCACGTAAAATATTTgtgtctttattttttattttttagtgttCTTGCTATAGTTAGGGACCAGATCGAATCTTAGTTGCAAGAACGTATAGGTCATCAGGCAACGTTGGTGGCGGCTAAAGTTTCTGACACACGTaggatttttcttttcttctgatACCTTGTAAAGGAGAAACCGACATGACTTTCATTGATCATATTTGAGGTGTTTATACAAGAGTTGATATGTCTACTATTACATAAACAACCCTTAATAGATAAATTAACTAATATCTAAATACTATACTTATCAAAATGCTTCAAGTGAAAAGCTTACGATTCTCAAAGTTTCATCTCAAAATGTTTAATTAAGGATCAAAAGATTTCAACTATCTCACGGCTCCCAAGTGGCGTACGACACCCTAACCACCAGTACATATTTTTGTTGACGAGCAATGTCCTTTAAGTATTTCTcccatttatttattatttatatatgtatatccagtaaaaaaaaaaaaaaaaacagtgtCACATATCCTCTGGGCCAAGATAAATCCGTCCCTGACTGCTCCCCTCCAAGGCTCAAAATTAGTGGATAGAAGATAGTTCATGAATGCTAGTGATATCTTAGGCAATCTCTTCTTCAGACTGAACTCTGTAACTAGCATTGTGGGACTCTCGTGAAAGCTCCTGCTGTACGGCTAGTGAATTTTGGGTCCCATCTTATTTCCAAGTCAATATTCTggaatatataaattaaaccaGATGATAATGATTCTCGATTGCTGTATCACAAATTAAAGATAAACAAATGATGAGGTTTCTGTACAGATATTTTTTTGACAAGTGGTGTACTTATTCCACAAGGATTACCATCTAATTACAATAATAGAGTTTTTAGGCAATCCCTATAAACCAACCATGTGAATAAGTCCCAATTAGGCTTaggttattatttatttatatgctatatgtggaagAAAAGGACTAGTAAAACTTGTTAGATTTTGAGTACACTTTAATTTATGTGGCTCCTTTGAGAACTGAAATTGAAAATTTGTTTGGGGGATACTGATTCTTCATGCTCATGTTTATGTGAATGTTCTTTCTCCAGCTCCTCTTGTGGTTCCTAAGAATACAAATCACCAAAATTCTTGCAATAATTTTTTGGGCCCCCTCTCACCTCCTTTTCCCCTTTCAACTCATTTGCACTTTAACTATTTCACTAAAATACCTGCTATTTCCCATCAGGTATCTAGTAAATATGTCCAGAAATATTTGATCTCCCAAGATTTTTACTAACTTTATTGACTATGATGCCACCCACACCCTAGGTGCATTCTCGCACCCTTTATAAGCAGCCCTTTGCCAACTCTGTTTTCACAACATACCTACTCTGCTTAGTCTCTTCTCTTGCTAGCTCTGTTTTTACATTTTCAATACTTCTAATAATTAGCAAATATCATCATGAGCTCAATGTCATCTCAACATGGTTCTTCAGGATCATGGACAGCAAAACAGAACAAGGCGTTTGAGAAGGCATTGGCAGTGTACGACAAGGAAACTCGCGATCGTTGGTCCAATGTTGCCAAAGCAGTTGGAGGCAAGACTGCCGAAGAGGTGAAACGACACTATGAAATTCTTCTGCGGGATGTTTTCTATATCGAGTCTGGTAGGGTGCCCTTCCCCAAATACAAAACAACTGGAGGAAGCCATTCCACCTCTGACTAACATTATTTTTGTTAAAGGTATGCTAATCTATCTACCGCTCATATTCTATAaccaatttaaattatatacattgacatttatatatatatatcaagtgtCGTGGCATGTGCTATGCATATGTTATACACTACAAGTCCAAAAAATGTATGTGGTATTCCACATTACCTCAAACCATGCAGGTATGACTAACATTAATAGATATTAGTGCTTTATAAAGTGATGTCATAAACAAATTAAAGCACAGTTACTTTTGTCTAATTTAGAGCAATAACTATCATACATCACCCCTTAACTCTACAAAGAAACCATGGTGGGGGTAGAGAAGGGTTAGGTTGAGGGGTCGCCTTCACAATATGGAACATAGCTACGTATTACATATTCCTAACACGAGCATTCTAATAGTAAAACCAAGGGACAAATATAATCTACTTTTGATAGTTAGATTCGTGAATTCAatactatatttattttataaagtaATGTAtaaacatatatgtatattgatgaAAGACAACAGATCTGCAGCTGAATAATTGATGTGGACAAAAAAATTGATCGGAACAcgattgttttaaaaaaataaaaatatatgatacTAACAAAGATGGACAGCGAGGTCCCTATAGTTGGTGATCCTGTGTGGGTGGAGTAGGCATAAAACAAGAATTGAACTATAGAGTTAGTaatatttttcctatctcaGTATTTCCTACAAACATTTGTGCTTtgcatgaatattttgattaCAAATTTATTTAGCTAATTTAttctaattatttttctctGTGAATATGTACATACAGGATGCAAAACCTAACACTTGATTGATGCAACGAACGTCGTCAATAAGCAGACTAGAAAAGTGCAACTAATTTGCCTTGAACCCTGCCTTCTATAATATTTAATTCAAGTTGTATATTTAATTTCTTCGTCCAATTAAATTTTAAACGCTGCTATTTGAGTCTTTATAATTACCTACGGAAGGAATCATTTGAATTCTGTTCAGTCTTGTACTCGTGTCTCctctaatattaattaatattgttCCTCAAAATGAAACGATTATATTATGACTTCATGTCTTAACTAATTGTTATTACTTTATTCAGTAAAATGCAAGTACTTTAAAGGGGtcagaaaaaaatataacagaGTATTAGATTAGATCAGATGCTCCATTCATTATTACTAGAtgaaaagagattataaaaaataaaaaataaataactaaatatTCTACTTGTAACCTGAATAATGTAGGAACCACAGATAAGAATTACTACGTCTTGAAGATGTACAGGGAACCAGAATTTCAAATAAGgacattcaaaaaaaatatattttttcaagaatattaaACAACTTATATAATACCtggaaaaaaatcaatttactTTAACAAATGGAGTTCAATTCCTTTTGCGCATGATTGACGTTCGCTTTGAAAGCAAATTCCTACCTTCATGAAAAATGAGAATTAACAATAATGTTTTTATCCATTGCCAAATTATAAAAGTACAAGATTGTGTGGGAAGATATCTAAGTACAAAGTAGCTAAGCTCCAAGTGAGATAACGTACGTCTTATTATCTTTGAGGGCTTGTTTGGTTGGGAACAAGTTATCTTGAAATTAGTTATTTCAAAATTGTTATTCTACACTCAATATGGGATAGAAATAACACTACAATATCCCGGATAACTAATCacgggataagttatcctgcaattttatcacaatcatACATGGgataaactcatcctaaaaatTAATCCCAAAAATAGTTATCCCTTATCCCTCCAACCAAACAAGCCCTGCAAGttgatttttaagaaaatatatttttaatcaataatttaaatatcataactagggcatgctgaaaatataatgagaaaaataaaaccATGTTTTGTCTTACCACTTTAAGGTCTTAAATGAATATGATCACACAACTTTTAATAAAATGATGGATCTCATGAGCTTGTTATAAttgaaatattatatatttggcTTAGTACATAGTTGTCTCCGTAATTTTGTCAGAATATTTCATTTAGACACTCGAATATTAAGCTAAATTTCAATTGAATATCAAAATTTTCGAGACATTTTCGATTCAACTTTTGAAAAAACTTTTGCACGTGTTTTCATTTGTCTATTAGATAGTTAAGTTAACCACATATAAATTATGCCATCTCCTTTACGTATAATCAACCTCAAGTAGAAAATTCATAGGGTTTTATGGCTTATTAAACCAGGCAGAGGTTCAGGATTAGAGTCTTACCGCCACTTATTAATAGTGAAGGTAGGAGATCTAGTTAATGAAATAAACAACCTATATCCTCCACACTTAATCAGCGTGAACCAAGGTTCATAGGCGGATCAAAGTCGAAAGGCTCGCAAGAATTATATGGGAATCGCCCTCGGAGGGACTGTTCAATCAGAAGCCTAGAAGAAAGACTGTACCTACCGCCAGGTTGAGAGACCAGCAAATTGGGTGTGCTACCTATCGCTCGTAAACTCTAATGTAAAACAAGAATTCTGCGCCCCTCCCCTTGTGCCAAGAAGTAAGTTCAGAAGGAAAATCTGGATGAAAGAGAAAATTTCTGTGATGCTTGGTTAGATAACTAAGAGCGGATGGGGAAAGCAAGGAGAGAGCCTTCAAAGCCGAAAGCCC
Proteins encoded in this window:
- the LOC129876641 gene encoding transcription factor RADIALIS-like, producing MSSMSSQHGSSGSWTAKQNKAFEKALAVYDKETRDRWSNVAKAVGGKTAEEVKRHYEILLRDVFYIESGRVPFPKYKTTGGSHSTSD